A single region of the Montipora capricornis isolate CH-2021 chromosome 13, ASM3666992v2, whole genome shotgun sequence genome encodes:
- the LOC138029676 gene encoding neural cell adhesion molecule 2-like isoform X2 — protein MFPNGITTVGKTFRMVCTVEGEEFVGWFDVNGNKVTARPIPGQLTRDKFYVTQRGNSYTLVIQKVTVADGGNYTCKGGQTERTFTLFVEFSVTEFPGDQDLYVGKSQLIQCSAVGYPEPTFVWYKDFLSVNFTDSRFTLLSNGTLLVSPVHERDVGKYTCRITQLGDFAGTSVREEDVVINVIVYGPPRINYGESTNQTQVYSYVGNPSSVTINCVWWGFPKPTLSIRKDNKQLPSKDVSTKTTKLLSYLQATVLTDDEEDFGTYTCHASNEFGSATHLVIINKAGPPSVPKNVLFLTTCDHLTVLWEPPDSDGGVPLSQYSVKLTDKGRWDDTVFVGVRTKRFTFTRREGVKPRTEYIVTVQAFNKFEEGEMAEGSVISAYCPPSGPFEITNAVTWLNSTRFTLKWTRPPSDGGDPNLRYDIEYSKETADGKYVHWNTRKNISTQEYNVTGLEGGAKYEIRVFVSNIAGRKREPAKKEFNVHSGVSEKQDPESIGAALVYHMSVNCTSFYMQVDLALQSHNLDTETFRLENKSCGSNAVTSEHVSLRTPLNACGTIRRSNGDTVTYLNKVVAETIGKGNIYIVQFPFSCTYRAHQTIGVPSFQPREKVTYFEEGYGNFSFKMGLYRTGEYTSPYEVFEYPVSVDPFAQLYCEAKLDTSDSGLVLFADTCVATPSMDPDHRVQYTFIKNGCPVDNGTQYDHTLTQTQRFQLYPFRWIPENFTLVYLHCNVIVCHKTGNSRCTMGCNASNRRARSVRKKERHRVTLGPIIVRRTEKSTAKNLNRDPIFQSTTTHSPGMASWTIVLSVFAALIVLALMLYGTVYLASFLTSSSCEVPVVPAEGNSEEMELFCTENV, from the exons ATGTTTCCTAACGGCATAACAACCGTTGGGAAGACATTTCGTATGGTTTGCACAGTCGAAGGTGAGGAGTTCGTCGGTTGGTTTGATGTTAACGGAAACAAAGTCACAGCGAGGCCGATTCCAGGTCAACTTACACGAGATAAGTTCTACGTTACACAAAGAGGCAACTCCTATACTCTGGTTATTCAAAAAGTTACAGTCGCTGACGGAGGAAATTATACGTGCAAGGGCGGTCAAACAGAGCGAACATTTACTCTGTTTGTTGAGT TTTCCGTTACTGAGTTTCCAGGAGATCAAGATCTTTACGTTGGAAAGTCGCAACTTATTCAGTGTTCAGCTGTAGGGTACCCCGAGCCCACATTTGTGTGGTACAAAGACTTCTTGTCTGTGAACTTCACTGATTCCCGGTTCACTCTCTTGTCTAATGGAACGTTGCTTGTTAGTCCAGTCCACGAAAGAGATGTTGGTAAATATACTTGCCGTATCACACAGCTGGGAGATTTCGCAGGAACTAGTGTGCGTGAAGAGGACGTGGTCATAAATGTCATTGTGTACG GTCCTCCGAGAATAAACTATGGCGAATCAACAAACCAAACTCAGGTGTACTCGTATGTGGGAAACCCATCATCCGTTACGATAAACTGTGTTTGGTGGGGATTCCCTAAGCCCACGCTTAGCATACGGAAGGATAACAAGCAATTGCCCAGCAAAGATGTCTCAACCAAGACTACAAAACTGCTAAGTTATCTGCAGGCAACTGTGTTAACTGACGACGAAGAAGACTTCGGAACTTACACCTGTCACGCGTCGAACGAGTTCGGTTCAGCTACGCATTTGGTCATCATTAACAAAGCAG GTCCGCCCAGTGTCCCCAAGAATGTACTGTTTCTTACCACTTGCGATCATTTGACAGTGTTATGGGAACCGCCGGACTCTGACGGTGGGGTACCACTGTCACAGTACTCTGTGAAGCTTACTGACAAAGGCAGATGGGATGATACCGTATTTGTTGGAGTGAGGACAAAGAGATTTACATTTACGAGAAGAGAGGGTGTGAAACCAAGAACCGAGTACATTGTTACAGTTCAGGCTTTCAACAAGTTTGAAGAAGGCGAAATGGCAGAAGGCTCTGTGATTTCCGCATACT GTCCCCCGAGCGGTCCTTTCGAGATAACTAACGCGGTCACGTGGTTAAACAGCACAAGATTTACTCTCAAATGGACTCGCCCTCCCAGTGACGGAGGCGATCCGAATCTGCGATATGACATCGAATACAGCAAGGAAACAGCTGACGGAAAATATGTACATTGGAATACCAGGAAGAATATCTCGACTCAAGAGTACAACGTGACAGGGCTGGAGGGAGGGGCTAAGTACGAGATTAGGGTGTTTGTATCCAACATTGCTGGCAGGAAAAGAGAGCCCGCAAAGAAGGAGTTTAACGTGCACAGTGGTGTCTCTGAGAAACAGGACCCAG AAAGCATTGGGGCAGCGTTGGTTTACCATATGTCTGTAAACTGTACCTCGTTTTACATGCAAGTGGACTTGGCTCTCCAATCTCACAACCTCGATACGGAGACATTCCGTCTCGAAAACAAATCATGCGGTTCTAACGCAGTCACGTCTGAGCATGTTTCGTTGAGAACACCACTGAACGCCTGCGGTACCATCAGAAGGAGTAATGGTGATACTGTGACgtacttaaataaagttgtggCAGAAACAATCGGCAAAGGGAACATCTACATTGTACAGTTCCCTTTCTCTTGCACTTATCGTGCGCATCAGACAATTGGAGTACCCAGCTTTCAACCCAGGGAGAAAGTCACTTACTTTGAAG AGGGTTACGGCAACTTCTCGTTCAAGATGGGTCTGTATCGAACTGGAGAGTACACGTCTCCTTATGAAGTTTTCGAGTACCCTGTAAGTGTGGATCCATTTGCACAACTCTACTGTGAAGCTAAACTGGACACGTCTGACTCCGGACTCGTCCTTTTCGCTGACACGTGCGTGGCTACGCCCTCAATGGATCCTGATCATAGAGTCCAATATACATTTATAAAAAACGG GTGTCCTGTTGACAACGGCACCCAGTATGACCACACATTGACTCAAACCCAGCGCTTTCAACTGTATCCCTTCCGATGGATTCCGGAGAATTTTACATTGGTATACCTTCATTGTAACGTCATCGTTTGTCACAAGACCGGTAACTCGCGCTGCACTATGGGATGCAATGCTTCTAACAGGCGCGCGAGGAGTGTTCGGAAAAAAGAAAGACATCGCGTCACTCTGGGTCCTATCATTGTTCGTAGAACAGAGAAGTCAACAGCTAAGAATTTAAATAGAG ATCCAATATTTCAATCTACCACAACGCATTCCCCTGGAATGGCCTCTTGGACGATAGTTCTATCTGTTTTCGCTGCCCTGATTGTACTGGCTCTTATGTTGTATGGAACAGTTTATCTCGCTTCATTTCTCACTAGTTCGTCGTGTGAAGTCCCGGTGGTGCCAGCGGAAGGGAATTCAGAAGAAATGGAATTATTTTGTACCGAAAATGTTTAG
- the LOC138029676 gene encoding neural cell adhesion molecule 1-like isoform X1, producing the protein MGCPQERRFLRVLVVLGILYVQQIAQTDASISMFPNGITTVGKTFRMVCTVEGEEFVGWFDVNGNKVTARPIPGQLTRDKFYVTQRGNSYTLVIQKVTVADGGNYTCKGGQTERTFTLFVEFSVTEFPGDQDLYVGKSQLIQCSAVGYPEPTFVWYKDFLSVNFTDSRFTLLSNGTLLVSPVHERDVGKYTCRITQLGDFAGTSVREEDVVINVIVYGPPRINYGESTNQTQVYSYVGNPSSVTINCVWWGFPKPTLSIRKDNKQLPSKDVSTKTTKLLSYLQATVLTDDEEDFGTYTCHASNEFGSATHLVIINKAGPPSVPKNVLFLTTCDHLTVLWEPPDSDGGVPLSQYSVKLTDKGRWDDTVFVGVRTKRFTFTRREGVKPRTEYIVTVQAFNKFEEGEMAEGSVISAYCPPSGPFEITNAVTWLNSTRFTLKWTRPPSDGGDPNLRYDIEYSKETADGKYVHWNTRKNISTQEYNVTGLEGGAKYEIRVFVSNIAGRKREPAKKEFNVHSGVSEKQDPESIGAALVYHMSVNCTSFYMQVDLALQSHNLDTETFRLENKSCGSNAVTSEHVSLRTPLNACGTIRRSNGDTVTYLNKVVAETIGKGNIYIVQFPFSCTYRAHQTIGVPSFQPREKVTYFEEGYGNFSFKMGLYRTGEYTSPYEVFEYPVSVDPFAQLYCEAKLDTSDSGLVLFADTCVATPSMDPDHRVQYTFIKNGCPVDNGTQYDHTLTQTQRFQLYPFRWIPENFTLVYLHCNVIVCHKTGNSRCTMGCNASNRRARSVRKKERHRVTLGPIIVRRTEKSTAKNLNRDPIFQSTTTHSPGMASWTIVLSVFAALIVLALMLYGTVYLASFLTSSSCEVPVVPAEGNSEEMELFCTENV; encoded by the exons ATGCCTCGATCAGCATGTTTCCTAACGGCATAACAACCGTTGGGAAGACATTTCGTATGGTTTGCACAGTCGAAGGTGAGGAGTTCGTCGGTTGGTTTGATGTTAACGGAAACAAAGTCACAGCGAGGCCGATTCCAGGTCAACTTACACGAGATAAGTTCTACGTTACACAAAGAGGCAACTCCTATACTCTGGTTATTCAAAAAGTTACAGTCGCTGACGGAGGAAATTATACGTGCAAGGGCGGTCAAACAGAGCGAACATTTACTCTGTTTGTTGAGT TTTCCGTTACTGAGTTTCCAGGAGATCAAGATCTTTACGTTGGAAAGTCGCAACTTATTCAGTGTTCAGCTGTAGGGTACCCCGAGCCCACATTTGTGTGGTACAAAGACTTCTTGTCTGTGAACTTCACTGATTCCCGGTTCACTCTCTTGTCTAATGGAACGTTGCTTGTTAGTCCAGTCCACGAAAGAGATGTTGGTAAATATACTTGCCGTATCACACAGCTGGGAGATTTCGCAGGAACTAGTGTGCGTGAAGAGGACGTGGTCATAAATGTCATTGTGTACG GTCCTCCGAGAATAAACTATGGCGAATCAACAAACCAAACTCAGGTGTACTCGTATGTGGGAAACCCATCATCCGTTACGATAAACTGTGTTTGGTGGGGATTCCCTAAGCCCACGCTTAGCATACGGAAGGATAACAAGCAATTGCCCAGCAAAGATGTCTCAACCAAGACTACAAAACTGCTAAGTTATCTGCAGGCAACTGTGTTAACTGACGACGAAGAAGACTTCGGAACTTACACCTGTCACGCGTCGAACGAGTTCGGTTCAGCTACGCATTTGGTCATCATTAACAAAGCAG GTCCGCCCAGTGTCCCCAAGAATGTACTGTTTCTTACCACTTGCGATCATTTGACAGTGTTATGGGAACCGCCGGACTCTGACGGTGGGGTACCACTGTCACAGTACTCTGTGAAGCTTACTGACAAAGGCAGATGGGATGATACCGTATTTGTTGGAGTGAGGACAAAGAGATTTACATTTACGAGAAGAGAGGGTGTGAAACCAAGAACCGAGTACATTGTTACAGTTCAGGCTTTCAACAAGTTTGAAGAAGGCGAAATGGCAGAAGGCTCTGTGATTTCCGCATACT GTCCCCCGAGCGGTCCTTTCGAGATAACTAACGCGGTCACGTGGTTAAACAGCACAAGATTTACTCTCAAATGGACTCGCCCTCCCAGTGACGGAGGCGATCCGAATCTGCGATATGACATCGAATACAGCAAGGAAACAGCTGACGGAAAATATGTACATTGGAATACCAGGAAGAATATCTCGACTCAAGAGTACAACGTGACAGGGCTGGAGGGAGGGGCTAAGTACGAGATTAGGGTGTTTGTATCCAACATTGCTGGCAGGAAAAGAGAGCCCGCAAAGAAGGAGTTTAACGTGCACAGTGGTGTCTCTGAGAAACAGGACCCAG AAAGCATTGGGGCAGCGTTGGTTTACCATATGTCTGTAAACTGTACCTCGTTTTACATGCAAGTGGACTTGGCTCTCCAATCTCACAACCTCGATACGGAGACATTCCGTCTCGAAAACAAATCATGCGGTTCTAACGCAGTCACGTCTGAGCATGTTTCGTTGAGAACACCACTGAACGCCTGCGGTACCATCAGAAGGAGTAATGGTGATACTGTGACgtacttaaataaagttgtggCAGAAACAATCGGCAAAGGGAACATCTACATTGTACAGTTCCCTTTCTCTTGCACTTATCGTGCGCATCAGACAATTGGAGTACCCAGCTTTCAACCCAGGGAGAAAGTCACTTACTTTGAAG AGGGTTACGGCAACTTCTCGTTCAAGATGGGTCTGTATCGAACTGGAGAGTACACGTCTCCTTATGAAGTTTTCGAGTACCCTGTAAGTGTGGATCCATTTGCACAACTCTACTGTGAAGCTAAACTGGACACGTCTGACTCCGGACTCGTCCTTTTCGCTGACACGTGCGTGGCTACGCCCTCAATGGATCCTGATCATAGAGTCCAATATACATTTATAAAAAACGG GTGTCCTGTTGACAACGGCACCCAGTATGACCACACATTGACTCAAACCCAGCGCTTTCAACTGTATCCCTTCCGATGGATTCCGGAGAATTTTACATTGGTATACCTTCATTGTAACGTCATCGTTTGTCACAAGACCGGTAACTCGCGCTGCACTATGGGATGCAATGCTTCTAACAGGCGCGCGAGGAGTGTTCGGAAAAAAGAAAGACATCGCGTCACTCTGGGTCCTATCATTGTTCGTAGAACAGAGAAGTCAACAGCTAAGAATTTAAATAGAG ATCCAATATTTCAATCTACCACAACGCATTCCCCTGGAATGGCCTCTTGGACGATAGTTCTATCTGTTTTCGCTGCCCTGATTGTACTGGCTCTTATGTTGTATGGAACAGTTTATCTCGCTTCATTTCTCACTAGTTCGTCGTGTGAAGTCCCGGTGGTGCCAGCGGAAGGGAATTCAGAAGAAATGGAATTATTTTGTACCGAAAATGTTTAG
- the LOC138030748 gene encoding neural cell adhesion molecule 2-like, translating to MSEGQSVIKFKNIQIGDAGKYICEARSSAVDDDGNVIVDTFVRNLNIRSAPFINVQASPNQVFLYIGNINPTYVSCTCTFGGFPEAWVVMTFHKKLKSNATARANVSVITDAKVKFGYFHCQARNLHGVKNQTIELKEVDVNPTQSFMLTLKYFFYHLLKKPGVVRDFAADATCESVELTWNPPLKDGGMPITKFVLNYGDVTRNVDASETLHTVTNLERNEEYTFVIRATNEGEWGPTTTTRIKTKQYCAPGRPIIYEPKGTLIDTTSFTLKWRKPQDTGGDNKIEYIVKYRDQSKRKPGPWKEFQTKELEYQIKDLDRNKKYKFEVIAKNRGEGNPDERFYRINVKPEPRSSQSRLVASVMVTFISAILLL from the exons ATGTCCGAAGGCCAAAGTGTTATTAAGTTTAAAAACATTCAGATTGGAGATGCAGGAAAATACATTTGTGAGGCAAGAAGCAGTGCCGTGGATGATGATGGGAACGTTATTGTGGATACCTTCGTTCGTAACCTCAACATCAGAT cTGCACCATTTATCAATGTGCAAGCTTCTCCAAACCAAGTCTTCTTGTATATTGGAAACATTAATCCCACCTATGtcagttgtacatgtacatttggaGGCTTTCCTGAGGCCTGGGTTGTTATGACATTTCACAAGAAGCTTAAATCAAATGCTACAGCTAGAGCCAATGTTAGTGTTATCACAGATGCCAAAGTGAAATTTGGATACTTCCACTGTCAGGCCAGGAATCTACATGGAGTTAAAAACCAGACCATTGAACTCAAGGAAGTGG ATGTAAACCCAACCCAGTCCTTTATGTTAACTTTAAAATACTTCTTTTATCATTTACTAAAAAAACCCGGGGTTGTTCGTGACTTTGCAGCTGATGCTACATGTGAGAGCGTAGAACTTACATGGAATCCACCATTGAAAGATGGAGGGATGCCGATTACGAAGTTTGTCCTTAATTATGGAGATGTCACACGAAATGTAGATGCCTCGGAGACTTTGCACACCGTCACAAACCTTGAACGTAATGAAGAGTACACTTTTGTTATCCGAGCCACCAATGAGGGAGAGTGGGGTCCTACAACAACTACAAGGATAAAAACAAAGCAGTATT GTGCACCCGGACGTCCAATTATCTACGAACCCAAAGGAACGCTTATTGACACAACCAGTTTTACACTCAAGTGGCGCAAGCCCCAGGATACTGGAGGTGATAATAAGATCGAGTATATAGTCAAATACCGCGACCAGAGCAAAAGAAAACCAGGACCTTGGAAAGAGTTTCAAACAAAAGAGCTGGAATATCAAATCAAAGATCTAGACAGGAATAAGAAATACAAATTTGAGGTGATAGCCAAGAATAGAGGTGAAGGCAACCCCGATGAGAGATTTTACCGAATTAATGTGAAGCCAG AACCCCGGAGTTCGCAGTCCCGGCTTGTCGCCAGTGTTATGGTAACGTTTATTTCGGCCATTCTGCTTCTTTGA